One Palaemon carinicauda isolate YSFRI2023 chromosome 5, ASM3689809v2, whole genome shotgun sequence DNA window includes the following coding sequences:
- the LOC137640995 gene encoding uncharacterized protein, which translates to MSIIVCYAPTKDSPTERRDEYYEELQRVLDEIPGREKILITDSNAKVGRNNQGIENVMGVEGLSKVANENEAYFIDHITVNKKKRYRGADIGIGHTLLITTLIIKLKAPNRKMDRIPRFDTIKLLEEYRETFAIECRNQFAVLRGFKRQTIDN; encoded by the exons atgagtattatagtttgctatgccccaacaaaagaTTCTCCTACagaaaggagagatgaatactatgaagaactgcagagggtactagatgagatcCCTGGAAGAGAGAAAATTTTGATTACAGACTCCAATGCTAAGgtcggaagaaataatcaagggatagagaatgtgatgggtgtcgagggtcttagcaaagttgcaaatgaaaatgaagcatatTTC atagatcacattaccgttaataaaaagaaaagatatagaggtgcagatattggtattggTCACAccctcctcattaccacactgataataaaactgaaagcacctaacagaaagatggatagaataccaaggtttgatacaattaagcttttagaagagtacagagaaacatttgcaattgaatgtaggaatcaatttgcagtcttaagagGCTTTAAGAGACAAAcaatagacaattaa